From the Anguilla anguilla isolate fAngAng1 chromosome 8, fAngAng1.pri, whole genome shotgun sequence genome, one window contains:
- the ccr12a gene encoding chemokine (C-C motif) receptor 12a — MTEEAYYDFMEFFNASGYDDENKGNYVVDRAVTLCDKTDVNRFASHFMPTFYYAIFLLSLLGNGLVLCTIYKYEKLNTVTNVFLLNLVVSDLVFSLSLPFWASYHSSEWIFGEAMCKLVGGVYFVGFYSSILFLTLMTFDRYLAVVHAITAAKRRRMVYALISTVTVWGVSILATVKEFVLYGTRQDSRYGILCEETGHTQAVLVKWQLVGYYQQFVLFFLLPLGIVLYCYVRITLRVVHTRMTEKCRAVKLIFVIVVTFLLCWTPYNVVILLRALRASFRGDDSGPCEDELDYAQYVTRNLAFLYCCVNPVFYTFVGKKFQSHFRRLLSKRMPCLKSHILTSQSSRTTSHRSPQTLYEY, encoded by the coding sequence ATGACTGAGGAAGCATACTATGACTTCATGGAATTTTTCAATGCCAGCGGCTATGACGACGAGAACAAAGGCAATTACGTGGTGGATCGGGCGGTGACGTTGTGCGACAAGACCGACGTCAACCGCTTCGCGTCGCACTTCATGCCCACGTTCTACTACGCCATCTTCCTGCTCAGCCTCCTGGGAAACGGACTGGTGCTGTGCACCATCTACAAGTACGAGAAGCTCAACACGGTCACCAACGTCTTCCTCCTGAACCTGGTCGTCTCCGACCTGGTGTTCTCGCTGAGCCTCCCATTCTGGGCGAGCTACCACTCCTCGGAGTGGATCTTCGGCGAGGCCATGTGCAAGCTGGTGGGCGGCGTCTACTTCGTCGGGTTCTACAgctccatcctcttcctcacgcTCATGACCTTCGACCGCTACCTGGCCGTGGTCCACGCCATCACCGCCGCCAAGCGGAGGCGCATGGTCTACGCCCTGATCTCCACGGTGACCGTTTGGGGCGTCAGCATCCTGGCCACCGTCAAGGAGTTCGTCCTGTACGGCACGCGCCAGGACAGCCGGTACGGGATTCTGTGCGAGGAGACCGGCCACACCCAGGCGGTCCTGGTGAAGTGGCAGCTGGTGGGCTACTACCAGCAGTTCGTGCTGTTCTTCCTGCTGCCGCTGGGCATCGTCCTGTACTGCTACGTGCGCATCACCCTGCGGGTCGTGCACACGCGCATGACGGAGAAGTGCCGGGCCGTCAAGCTGATATTCGTCATCGTGGTGACGTTCCTCCTCTGCTGGACGCCCTACAACGTGGTCATCCTCCTGCGGGCCCTGCGCGCGTCCTTCCGCGGCGACGACTCGGGGCCATGCGAGGACGAGCTGGACTACGCGCAGTACGTCACGCGCAACCTGGCCTTCCTGTACTGCTGCGTGAACCCCGTCTTCTACACCTTCGTGGGCAAGAAGTTCCAGAGCCACTTCAGGAGGCTGCTGTCCAAGCGCATGCCCTGCCTGAAGAGCCACATACTGACGAGCCAGAGCAGCAGGACCACCTCGCACAGGAGCCCGCAGACCCTCTACGAGTACTAG